TACAGAGCGCTACACTAGATGGATTAACTCTCTTAGTCCAGAGAAACTCCTCACTCAGgtaacgcgcacacacacacacacacacacacacacacacacaaacacacacacattaacccacacacccactcccttGGTGTTTTTGAACTTGGGTGGTTTCCGTGTGTGTGGCTTAGGGTTCTGGCACTTTGATCACACTCTTCACTCCCTGCGTGTCGCTGAACAGCTTCGCGTCAGGACGAGGCCTGGAGGTGTGTGGCAGGAAAAGGCGGGTTGCATTGTGTTCTGAGGAGTCGCGTGCCATGGGGTCAGATGTCACTGGAAACAGGATGTGTACCTGGAGACTGCTGTTTCCGCAGATATGAGGGGGAGGGTGTTAAAAGCACACAGCCTGAGCTTAGACATgcgctcacacagacacacacacacacacacacacacagaggaagctAGAGCTGAGGTGTTAGTGGATTGGTGCAACTGTTGGAAAGTTCCCCACTTTGCTTGGCTGAAGTGCTGAAGCCACTCCATTCATACTATAGCACTCACACAGTCTGTTCAAGAGAATGACTGCTTTATGGAaggcaaagaaacaaagagctttctctctttcttattctctccctcttttctttcttcctgcattttacaacacattacaaatacacacaaaaatgtccTGTTTGTGGAAAAAAGTTCAGAAGtttagaattttatttaatctttctttctttcttcattggTCCTTTCCTCTATTTTTCTCAGATTAAAAGTGTCAGATTTCAGTAGGGTGTGTTGGCACATTCCACTCAAGGTTACCCCAAGAggctaaccacacacacacatgtacatacacacacaccacacaaagtAAAAGGCTGCCAGAAGGCAACATCTTTTACCTATTACAAGCTTCAAGCTTCATATTAACAAACCtacaacaaaatacaaacataaaagtCTTACAACTTTAACTGGAAGCTGTAGTTACCCATTGAGTGGCATGCTACCAACAGCCCTGGATTTACACCTCATTTGCAAACATATTAACCAGTGCTTCAATTTTACTACCCACCTTTCACACAGGGACAGCCTGGACTGTATACAGTcttcacacagagacagcctGGGCTAGATACAGTTGTCACACAGGGACAGCCTGGACTAAATACAACATTCAAACCCTTCACATGGGGACGGCCTGGACTATATACACCCTTCACATGGGGACGGCCTGGACTATATACACCCTTCACATGGGGACGGCCTGGACTATATACACCCTTCACATGGGGACGGCCTGGACTATATACACCCTTCACATGGGGACGGCCTGGACTATATACACCCTTCACATGGGGACGGCCTGGACCAAATACACCCTTCACACGGGGACGGCCTGGACTTGAATGGCCAGAACAAACATGTCATCACATCTACATATTTACTTGATTATGTTTCAGGAAGTGAAGGCGTGTAGTACGCTGCCCTGATGAGGTCTATGTTCCACTGGAACACACGTATGACATGGCTCTAGTTGGGCTGTAACCAAGGCGACGATGCTGATGTCATCTCTCAGCTCCGCTTGGGTAGATGAACCCCGGGGGTCACGCTGTAGCCACTAGTTCATATTCAGATTCACACCCACAGTGTGAGTCATTCttaaacacatgtacacacaatgaGATCTCACGGTGGTCGCAGACAGTTCTGACTTCATCTGAAGAATATTTGAAATGGATGTTTCATAACTTCTCCTGAGAGAGTGAGTCGTCACTTTTGTATTCCCCAGTcaccctctctgtttctttcctccTGTTCAAAAGGGTCAAAAAACTAGAAGCCTGCATACATGTGGGGAAAGAAAGGGCTCATTGGGAGATGATTCgtataattttgtgtgtgtgtgtgtgtgtgtgtgtgtgtgtgtgtgtgtttttgtgtgtgtgtgtgtacacgctcGTGTTCTTTTATCGCATTTCAGGTGTACACCTCACATGGTCCAACGGTTGTCATGCCAACTTGGTTTTGCTCACGTGATTGGTTCCATAAAGTTGGCCCATTTGACGAAGGAGGCAAGGTGAGTCTGAATGAGACTCTTGTCCAATCATAGCTTCTCTAACCTGCTCAAAgcccctcctctcccctgctctcagGGTGTTGCAGAGGACTTGCTGTTGTTCTACAGTAGTCTTCGTCTGGGAGGGGGCGTGGTCAGAGTGGATGAGTGTCTCCTGGTCTATCGATATCACAAACTTGCTGCTACACACTCCGTGCTTGAGtaagtacatgcacacacacacatgcacacccacacggAATTTCAGGCTGTTCAAATGAGAGAATCTATGTTATAAAGAACTTGCAATATACCACCTCTTTAAGCTGGGTCCCTGTACCAAAATCCTAACTCCCATCTTCttatctagctagctggttTTTTGCTCAAAATGAGGTTGAATGACAGAGTTGTGCTTCAGGCCTGACTCCACTGCAGCCGGTGTTTATGTCCACTTAGTCACCTGATGGAGGCCTGCTAGTCATTCCCTCCTCTGCCCATTTCACACGAAAGACTTCACTCTCCATCCCCCCTCCCTGTGAGCCGAGTCAGCTTCTCCTGcggtgcagagggagagagcggtAGGAGAGAGAGTTTCGGGAAAGTAGTGGGATGGCAGGGGATTAccacagtaaatgtgtgtgtgtgtgtgtgtgtgggcgcgcgcacgtgtgtgtgtgtgtgtgtgtgtgtgcgtttgtgtgtgtgtgtgtgtgtgtgtgtgtgtgtgcgcgcgcacgtgtgtgtgtgtgtgtgtgtgcgtttgtgtgtgtgtgtgtgtgtgtgtgtgtgtgtgtgtgtgtgtgtgtgtgtaaatgctgcggggagaatgagggaggcaGAAAACACGTGCCCAGTCATCCGTGCTGAACAGAAACAAACGCTGCTTGAAATCTCCCAGTTggtttaaatgttctgtttatgtgtgtttgtgtgtgtgtatatgtgtgtgtttctgcagttgTTTATGTCTTAGTGGTTTGTTTTAGGCAAAATCTCatgatttgtgtatgtgagtgtgtcatttgtgtgtgtgtcattcgcTTGGGAATCTGCCAGCTTTCTGGACTTGGGCATGATTGGCATTTTCACTTATTTCTGTCATCAGGATGACATGACTGTATCaccaatatgtgtgtgtgtgtgtgtgtgtgtgtgtgtgtgtgtgtgtgtgtgtgtgtgtgtgtgtgtgtgtttgtggggtaTAGCATCGGGATGACATGGCTCTGTCaccaatatgtgtgtgttagggaggGGGGGAGTTatgaataatttttatttagaaataatgataagtacaaaatacagaatGTGTGTTCTTAAATAtttccctttttctgttttttatactttatatacgTAATAGctaacaagcaaaaaacaatcTATGTACCCACCCATCCCACCCGCCTAGACATGGTGCACGGTCACCTAGAGAGGCTGTGCAGATTACACTTACAGCATttccatttatggcatttagctgatgcttttatccaaagtgacttacaattatgactgagtacaacttgagcaattgagggttaagggccttactcagagGCCAAACATTGGCAACctggcaggggtggggcttgaaccagcaaccttccaattacaagtcaagtatcttaaccactgagctaaagAGATAACATTTCATATGCATCTGTATCCAGTGTCActatatggacacacacacacacacacacacacacacacacacacacacacacacacacacacacacacacacacacacacacacacacacacacacacacacacacacacacacacacacacacacacacacacacacacacacacatatacattcagAACAGTTTGGAGAGCCTTGATGCTTTGGGAGGACTTGATGCTTTTGTTTGACCAgtgtattaatatttttctgGGTGCAATCAGTGTTGTAAAAGCAGTGATGATTTTatgttttttcatcattttagCATGTTTACTGTCCATGACATATATGGCCGCTGCTGAATTATGGTGGAAATCAGTGTTAAGTTCCTCCGATAAGCCACAGACTAGTAAGTAGCCAGAGCAAGGCACAACCAACATGCAGGGGTCAAGTTGGCAGGAGTATTATGACACCAGTCACAGCGTGCATCTAAGCTAAGGTATATTTTGGCTTGTCTTGCCTTAGAAAAATGAGCTTGATGAATGAGCTTTGAATTGTATTTGAATTGTATTATATTTAGTTATGCCATTATCTACTCCTCATAAAGCGCAGTTCCAGACACCCTCCATGACCTCCCCTAGTTCACACCCCCAGTCTGCCCTGATCTTGGCAAGGGTCTTGTTCTTAGGAGAAGCTGTACCTTCCATTTTTCCTCTCAATTaaaattgttcatttaaaaagggATCTCTATCCTGTCATCTAAGAGTGAAAGTAAAGATATGTTCGGAAAGTTTTGATATAAAAGGGATCTCTATCATATCATCTAAGactgaaatatatatgttttgaaAGTTGGTGTCATGATGCTGAAAAAGATCGTGAATTTGAAGCTACTGAAATAAGATGGACCGATGGAAGTGAAATTTGCGTGACAGGTCACTGTGTGACAGAATGCAGAATCCAGTCTTGGGGTTGAAGTTGAATGGCTCTCTAGCAAAAGAGTAACAGGATGTGGAGTTCTCTTTAATTACTTCAAACACAAAGCTCACTCTTTTTCCTCCCTTTgttcacctccctctccctttgtCCATCCCGCtatctttctttcctcttctcatccctctcctctcctttgcCCTGGTGACTGAAGAGTCTTGTTGTGACGGAAGAGTCTTGGGTTTCACTGTCACTGTCCACAGACCACTGGGCTGTCTACGGGACAGCCTGCAGGACGGGTGCCTTTAGCCTGACTTGGCTGGTTGGCTTGTTTTTCAGCTTTGCACAAGCTGTCCCATTCCAGCACCCAGCAAGACGAGCTGGATTTCTTCATGATTAACATTTACTTCTCACTctttgtgttgagtgtgtgtgtctctttgacTGTCCACTCTGTTGAATTAACTCCTAGTTTGTTTCCAGGGAGACCATCTGGAACCTTCGAGTTGACTTCCTGCAAGAGAGAGTGCTCAGCCAATGGGATTCCTTCACCATATGGAATGCTGGAAAACAGGGGCGGAAATTCTATCGGAGCCTGAGTCCCACCAATCAGAAGAAGGTATGAATCAACCATTTCAGCCATTAGCTTCCACTCTGTGGAAGAGTGTTATGGAAGCAATATGATCCTGGTTCATGTTTTGTGTTGAAGCCAGAGAACTGTGATGGTGGAGTCCTCAGGAAAAGTGAAAGGTTCATAGTGTGGCTTAATAGTTGTTTGTGAAATCAgcagtatttgtttttgttggttaCTATGACAGCTGCTGGTGTAACTCTGTTTCCCAGGCTAGAAAAATAGTGTCATCAactcctctctcattctctctctttctctgtgtctctcactcacacacacacacacacacacacacacacacacacacacacacgcagatgcaTGTTATCAAGTAGATCCACATTTCTGTCTCTGCCAGACATATGCTCAGCTGagctcatctgtgtgtgtgtgtgtgtgtgtgcgcgtgtgcgtgtgtgcgcgtgtgcttgtgtgtgcgtgtgcatatgtgtgcgtgtgttttttcCACAGGTCAAGGCATTCTGTGATGTAGATgagaacaaaattaaaaaggGCTTCTATACATATGAGGAGT
The sequence above is a segment of the Electrophorus electricus isolate fEleEle1 chromosome 16, fEleEle1.pri, whole genome shotgun sequence genome. Coding sequences within it:
- the b3gntl1 gene encoding UDP-GlcNAc:betaGal beta-1,3-N-acetylglucosaminyltransferase-like protein 1 isoform X3, with the protein product MPTWFCSRDWFHKVGPFDEGGKGVAEDLLLFYSSLRLGGGVVRVDECLLVYRYHKLAATHSVLEETIWNLRVDFLQERVLSQWDSFTIWNAGKQGRKFYRSLSPTNQKKVKAFCDVDENKIKKGFYTYEESKEQPKPKIPVLHFTDSSPPFIVCVKLDMTGGVLEGNLQSLQLREGVDYYHFS